A genomic segment from Corythoichthys intestinalis isolate RoL2023-P3 chromosome 2, ASM3026506v1, whole genome shotgun sequence encodes:
- the LOC130906694 gene encoding protein-L-isoaspartate O-methyltransferase domain-containing protein 2-like, whose product MGGAVSAGEDNDDLIDNLKEAYYIRSDLVERAFRAIDRADYYLDEYRENAYKDLAWRHGNIHLSAPCIYSEVMEALDLHPRISFLNLGSGTGYLSTMVGLILGPFGVNHGIELHADVIDYAYQKLDSFIKTSDSFDRFEFCEPSFVVGNCLEIPPETRQYDRVYCGAGVQKDHEKYMKNLIKVGGILVMPLEEKLTKITRTGPNSWETKKIISVSFAPLILPKHNVNGKPKSVPLPKYEVRSLQELARFSIRHTLQTNTDSGESHSRSRGSSFSVGRGLAVAGLHKYGPRFKRRRVHRRRCNALVLATRQVVGSAMSPAALDSNNNQGGRIEDEEEMGEREARREMRGTRRATRRARGVMEEDEMVEEEVEEEHEAEEEERETGELLRVQPAVNLLRERILGLPLPEPLKRYLLFYRNK is encoded by the exons ATGGGTGGAGCCGTGAGTGCAGGAGAGGACAATGATGACTTGATCGACAACCTGAAGGAGGCCTACTATATCCGCTCAGACCTGGTGGAGCGGGCATTTCGTGCCATTGACCGTGCCGATTATTACCTCGATGAATATAGGGAAAACGCCTACAAG GACTTGGCTTGGCGACATGGCAACATTCACCTGTCCGCTCCATGTATCTATTCGGAGGTGATGGAGGCTTTGGATCTCCACCCTCGTATCTCCTTCCTCAACCTTGGCAGTGGGACGGGCTATCTCAGTACCATGGTGGGCCTAATACTGG GACCATTTGGAGTGAATCATGGGATTGAGTTGCATGCTGACGTAATCGATTACGCCTACCAAAAGCTTGACTCCTTCATCAAAACCAGCGACAGTTTTGATCG ATTTGAGTTCTGTGAGCCATCCTTCGTAGTGGGCAACTGTCTAGAAATCCCTCCTGAGACGCGTCAATACGACAGAGTGTACTGTGGCGCCGGGGTGCAGAAGGATCACGAGAAATACATGAAAAACCTCATTAAGGTTGGGGGCATCCTGGTAATGCCGCTTGAGGAAAAG CTGACCAAGATCACTCGCACAGGACCAAACAGCTGGGAGACCAAAAAGATCATTTCTGTGTCTTTCGCTCCTCTCATACTGCCTAAACACAATGTAAATGGCAAACCCAAGAGTGTCCCTCTGC CAAAGTATGAGGTACGGTCATTACAAGAGCTCGCTCGTTTCTCCATCCGACATACGCTCCAAACAAATACCGACAGCGGAGAAAGCCACTCACGCAGCCGCGGCTCTTCATTCAGCGTCGGCCGGGGTCTGGCAGTTGCCGGCCTCCACAAGTACGGCCCTCGCTTCAAGCGCCGCCGGGTGCATCGGCGCCGCTGCAACGCCCTCGTCCTGGCCACTCGTCAGGTGGTCGGCAGCGCCATGAGCCCCGCTGCTTTGGACAGCAACAATAACCAGGGGGGGAGAATAGAGGATGAAGAGGAAATGGGTGAAAGGGAGGCGAGGCGGGAGATGAGGGGAACTCGGAGGGCAACTAGAAGGGCCAGAGGGGTGATGGAAGAAGATGAGATGGTGGAGGAGGAGGTTGAAGAAGAGCACGAGGCAGAGGAGGAAGAGAGAGAGACTGGAGAGCTTCTCCGAGTCCAACCTGCTGTCAACTTGTTAAGAGAGCGGATACTGGGCCTTCCGCTACCCGAGCCCTTGAAGAGGTACCTCTTGTTCTACAGAAACAAGTGA